A window of Dickeya zeae NCPPB 2538 contains these coding sequences:
- the lapB gene encoding lipopolysaccharide assembly protein LapB — MLELLFLLLPVAAAYGWYMGRRSAQQDKQDETNRLSRDYVTGVNFLLSNQQDKAVELFLDMLKDDSNTFEAHLTLGNLFRSRGEVDRAIRIHQALTESASLSFEQRLLAVQQLGRDYMVAGLYDRAEEIFKQLVDEEDFRVSALQQLLQIHQSTSDWPNAIDTAEKLVKLGKTQFRSEIAHFYCEQSLQAMGSDDLDKALAMLKKASAADSQCARVSIMLGRIYMAQQNYAQAVTLLQQVLEQDTELVSETLPMLQECYRHLQQPEGWAAFLRRCVEEKSGSTADLMMADVLEQYESTESAQTYVTRQLQRHPTMRVFHRLIDYHLREAEDGRAKESLLVLRNMVGEQIQAKPRYRCHKCGFTSQSLYWHCPSCRTWASVKPIRGLDGE; from the coding sequence CTGTTGCTGCCGGTTGCCGCCGCCTATGGCTGGTATATGGGGCGCAGGAGTGCACAGCAGGACAAACAGGACGAAACCAATCGCCTGTCGCGCGATTATGTCACCGGGGTGAACTTTCTGCTGTCTAACCAGCAGGATAAAGCAGTCGAGTTGTTTCTCGACATGCTCAAAGATGACAGCAATACCTTTGAGGCTCACCTGACGCTAGGCAACCTGTTTCGCTCGCGTGGCGAGGTCGACAGGGCTATTCGTATCCATCAGGCGCTCACTGAAAGCGCGTCCCTCAGTTTTGAACAACGTTTGCTGGCGGTACAACAACTGGGGCGTGACTACATGGTGGCGGGGTTGTACGACCGCGCCGAAGAGATTTTTAAGCAACTGGTGGATGAAGAGGACTTTCGCGTCAGCGCCTTGCAGCAACTGCTGCAGATCCATCAGTCTACCAGCGACTGGCCAAACGCTATCGACACCGCTGAAAAGCTGGTGAAATTGGGCAAAACGCAATTTCGCAGTGAAATCGCTCACTTCTACTGTGAACAGTCGCTACAGGCGATGGGCAGCGATGATCTTGATAAAGCCCTGGCGATGTTGAAAAAGGCATCGGCGGCGGATAGTCAATGCGCGCGCGTGTCCATCATGCTGGGGCGCATTTATATGGCGCAGCAGAATTACGCTCAGGCTGTCACATTACTGCAGCAGGTTCTGGAGCAGGATACCGAACTGGTCAGTGAAACCCTGCCGATGTTGCAGGAGTGCTACCGCCACCTGCAACAACCTGAAGGGTGGGCGGCATTTCTGCGTCGTTGTGTTGAAGAGAAAAGCGGCTCTACGGCAGACCTGATGATGGCCGATGTGCTGGAACAGTATGAAAGCACCGAGTCGGCACAGACTTACGTCACGCGCCAGTTGCAGCGCCATCCCACGATGCGGGTGTTCCACCGGCTGATTGACTACCATTTGCGTGAAGCGGAAGATGGCCGAGCCAAAGAAAGCCTGCTGGTGCTGCGTAATATGGTTGGCGAACAAATCCAGGCCAAACCACGCTATCGTTGCCATAAATGCGGTTTTACCTCGCAATCACTCTACTGGCATTGTCCTTCCTGCCGTACCTGGGCCAGTGTTAAACCGATTCGTGGGCTGGACGGGGAGTAA
- the pyrF gene encoding orotidine-5'-phosphate decarboxylase, producing the protein MNSPIISSNTTPSHITASGSPIIVALDYADQHAAYAFVDRIDPRDCRLKVGKEMFTLFGPQLVNDLQQRGFEVFLDLKFHDIPNTTARAVAAAAELGVWMVNVHASGGARMMEAAREALVPFGSNAPLLIAVTVLTSMDDADLQGLGITLSPAEQAEKLARLTQQCGLDGVVCSAHEAVRLKQVCGADFRLVTPGIRPSGSDAGDQRRIMTPQQAQHAGVDYMVIGRPITQSADPALTLKTILASLGEK; encoded by the coding sequence GTGAACAGCCCAATCATCTCTTCGAATACGACGCCTTCGCATATCACGGCTTCAGGCTCTCCGATTATTGTGGCGCTGGATTACGCCGATCAGCATGCCGCCTATGCGTTTGTCGACCGTATCGATCCACGTGACTGTCGGCTGAAGGTCGGCAAAGAGATGTTCACGCTGTTCGGGCCGCAGTTGGTCAACGATTTACAACAGCGTGGTTTTGAGGTGTTTCTCGATCTTAAGTTTCACGATATTCCCAATACCACGGCCAGGGCTGTAGCCGCTGCGGCAGAGTTGGGAGTATGGATGGTGAATGTCCACGCCAGCGGCGGGGCTCGTATGATGGAGGCTGCCCGTGAGGCGCTGGTGCCGTTTGGGAGCAACGCGCCGTTACTGATTGCGGTGACGGTACTGACCAGCATGGATGACGCGGACTTGCAGGGACTGGGGATTACGCTCTCTCCGGCCGAGCAGGCAGAAAAACTGGCGCGGTTGACCCAGCAGTGCGGTCTGGATGGGGTGGTGTGTTCTGCTCATGAAGCCGTGCGGCTCAAGCAGGTGTGCGGTGCGGATTTCCGGCTGGTGACCCCAGGTATTCGCCCGTCGGGCAGCGATGCTGGCGATCAGCGTCGGATTATGACGCCGCAGCAGGCACAACACGCCGGTGTGGATTACATGGTGATTGGCCGTCCTATTACCCAGTCCGCTGATCCGGCGCTGACCCTGAAAACGATTTTGGCTTCGCTGGGAGAGAAATAA
- the yciH gene encoding stress response translation initiation inhibitor YciH yields MRDDNSRLVYSTDTGRIDEPEQKAARPKGDGIVRIQRQTSGRKGKGVCLITGIDLDDTALDVLAAELKKKCGCGGSVKDGVIEIQGDKRDQLKQLLEAKGMKVKLAGG; encoded by the coding sequence ATGCGCGACGATAACAGCCGGTTGGTGTACTCCACCGACACCGGGCGTATTGATGAACCCGAGCAGAAAGCGGCCCGTCCGAAAGGCGACGGCATTGTGCGTATTCAACGCCAGACCAGTGGGCGCAAAGGTAAGGGCGTTTGCCTGATTACCGGTATTGACCTGGATGACACAGCGCTGGACGTGCTGGCAGCTGAGCTGAAAAAGAAGTGTGGCTGTGGCGGCTCGGTCAAAGACGGGGTGATCGAAATTCAGGGCGACAAACGTGATCAGCTCAAGCAGTTGCTGGAAGCGAAAGGGATGAAGGTCAAGCTGGCTGGAGGGTAA
- the osmB gene encoding osmotically-inducible lipoprotein OsmB, whose protein sequence is MQINKKFTTTVLAMVIVSTLAGCAGMNKRQRNTAIGAGIGAVGGAVLTNGSALGTVGGAAVGGIIGHQTTR, encoded by the coding sequence ATGCAAATCAATAAAAAATTCACAACTACCGTTCTGGCTATGGTGATCGTCAGCACACTGGCAGGCTGCGCCGGTATGAATAAACGGCAACGGAATACCGCCATCGGTGCGGGGATTGGCGCAGTCGGCGGCGCGGTATTAACCAACGGCAGCGCACTCGGCACGGTAGGTGGCGCGGCGGTAGGCGGCATTATCGGTCACCAGACGACGCGATAA
- the araD gene encoding L-ribulose-5-phosphate 4-epimerase, producing MLEELKIQVLEANLALPRHQLVTFTWGNVSAVDRERGLMVIKPSGVEYDVMTAQDMVVVELESGRVVEGQRKPSSDTDTHRVLYLAFSSLGGIVHTHSRHATIWSQAGKDLPPWGTTHADYFYGPIPCTRLMTEAEINGRYEWETGQVIVETFRERGLSPQDIPAVLVNAHGPFAWGADAHNAVHNAVVLEEIAYMGIFSRQLTPTLEPMQSTLLDKHYLRKHGKNAYYGQ from the coding sequence ATGTTGGAAGAACTTAAAATTCAGGTGCTTGAAGCTAATCTGGCTTTACCCCGGCATCAACTGGTGACCTTCACCTGGGGAAACGTGAGCGCGGTGGATCGTGAGCGCGGTCTGATGGTGATCAAACCCTCAGGTGTCGAGTACGACGTGATGACCGCCCAAGACATGGTCGTCGTCGAACTGGAAAGCGGCCGGGTGGTGGAAGGGCAGCGTAAACCCTCGTCTGACACCGATACCCACCGCGTGTTATATCTGGCTTTCTCATCGTTGGGCGGAATTGTCCATACCCACTCGCGGCATGCCACTATCTGGTCACAGGCGGGCAAAGATTTACCGCCGTGGGGGACCACTCACGCCGATTATTTCTATGGGCCTATTCCCTGCACCCGATTGATGACCGAGGCGGAAATCAACGGGCGTTATGAGTGGGAAACCGGGCAGGTCATTGTCGAGACGTTTCGTGAACGCGGCCTGTCACCACAGGATATTCCAGCGGTGCTGGTCAATGCCCATGGCCCGTTTGCCTGGGGAGCGGATGCGCATAACGCGGTGCACAATGCCGTGGTGCTGGAAGAAATTGCTTACATGGGGATTTTCTCGCGCCAACTGACCCCAACGTTGGAACCGATGCAATCCACATTGTTGGATAAGCATTACCTGCGTAAACACGGCAAGAACGCTTACTACGGGCAGTGA
- the kdgT gene encoding 2-keto-3-deoxygluconate transporter: MHIKRSIEKIPGGMMLVPLFLGALCHTFAPGAGKYFGSFTNGLISGTVPILAVWFFCMGASIRLSATGTVLRKSGTLVVTKIAVAWVVAAVASRLLPEHGVEAGFFAGLSTLALVAAMDMTNGGLYASIMQQYGTKEESGAFVLMSLESGPLMTMVILGTAGIASFEPHVFVGAVLPFLVGFVLGNLDPELREFFSRSVQTLIPFFAFALGNTIDLSVIGQTGFLGVMLGVAVIIITGIPLMVADKVLGGGDGTAGIAASSSAGAAVATPVLIAEMVPAFKPVAPAATTLVATSVIVTSVLVPIITAMWSKHVKGGDGTVEQEEGTPEQEQSQQAAHH; this comes from the coding sequence ATGCATATCAAACGTTCTATTGAAAAGATTCCGGGTGGCATGATGCTGGTGCCGCTGTTTCTTGGCGCGTTGTGTCATACCTTTGCGCCGGGTGCTGGCAAGTATTTCGGGTCGTTTACCAACGGTTTGATCAGCGGCACGGTGCCGATTCTGGCGGTGTGGTTTTTCTGCATGGGGGCATCGATTCGGCTGAGTGCCACCGGAACGGTATTGCGTAAATCCGGCACGTTGGTGGTAACGAAAATTGCCGTAGCCTGGGTGGTGGCCGCGGTTGCGTCACGTCTGCTGCCGGAGCATGGGGTGGAAGCCGGCTTTTTTGCCGGGTTATCCACTCTGGCGCTGGTGGCGGCGATGGACATGACCAATGGCGGGTTGTATGCGTCCATCATGCAGCAATATGGCACCAAAGAAGAATCCGGCGCATTCGTGTTGATGTCGCTGGAGTCTGGCCCTCTGATGACGATGGTGATCCTCGGTACCGCCGGTATTGCCTCGTTTGAGCCGCATGTCTTTGTCGGTGCGGTATTGCCGTTTCTGGTGGGGTTTGTTCTGGGGAATCTGGATCCGGAATTGCGTGAATTTTTCAGCCGTTCGGTGCAGACGCTCATTCCTTTTTTTGCTTTCGCGCTGGGCAATACCATTGATTTGAGCGTTATCGGTCAGACCGGGTTCCTGGGCGTTATGTTAGGTGTTGCGGTGATCATCATTACCGGTATCCCGTTGATGGTGGCGGACAAGGTGCTGGGCGGGGGTGACGGTACCGCAGGGATTGCCGCGTCCAGTTCGGCAGGGGCGGCGGTGGCGACACCGGTGCTGATTGCGGAAATGGTTCCGGCGTTTAAACCAGTGGCACCGGCGGCCACGACACTGGTGGCGACGTCGGTGATTGTGACGTCGGTTCTGGTACCGATCATCACCGCGATGTGGTCAAAACATGTCAAAGGTGGCGATGGTACCGTCGAGCAAGAAGAAGGAACGCCGGAGCAAGAACAATCGCAACAGGCCGCACATCACTAA